AACCTCACATCAAAAGCAAAAAGAAGCGTATCTAGAACTAGCCGAACTGCTAAGTTGGGACCGTTCATCTCTTTCCGTGAACAACACACGATTCGTCAAACACGAACAAAGTGGAGAGACTTTAGGGCTGCCTCAGGTAGATGCCCATCTTGGGGAACCCAAACACCACTGTTATATGGAAGTACCACTTGTTGGTTGGTATTCTTCCTGTCGGTGCTAGTTTCTCCAAATGAGTCTGAATTCTTTCTCTTTACAAACTCAAAGAATTCTGCAACTTGGCGAGCATACCTAAAAAAGCAATCAAATTTAACATTATGTTGAGGAAATCATTAATCATCAAAACCATCATGCTGTTTAAATCATCACTTCCTATAGTCAACCCTTCAGCAGAATTGCCCAAATATGAActaatatgattaaaaaaacACTTTCTAAGAATTCACTAGTCTCCAATTACAGCAAGAACATCCATGAACTATTTGGGATAAATGAGAACTTACTGCCTCTTAGCTTCAATATCCTTGCTGAAATCTATGTTGGGTTCACAATCCAGCACCAATGCGGGAACCTGCTCAAAAACAGAATATATAATTACATGAGAAGTTCGAATAGAGAGTGAAGAGGGAGATCTATCAATACTATACCTTTTGAATACTTGAATGCAAATGATTGCCTTCCAAATAGAATACACGGTCTCTTATATCAGGATGTAAGGAACTGTCCATATGCTTGGGTAGCTGACTGACTGAAAGCACACCATGGTTTCCACTTTGAAAGGGGAATAACCAGCTTTCGTGTTTTTCATGCAAGCCCCTTAGATAATCTAAGGACACACCACCTTCTTCAGCTCTCTTGCGTAGCATCATTCTCTTGTGGCAAGTATCAGGGCTAGCCCTAAGATATATGAATCCATCAGGTATAAGGCCTGGCAAACTAGATACAACAGGATCAAACCAAGAGTCATAGATACTAATTTCCATCTCATTCATCCAATTAGCTTCATGAACGGCCCGCACAAAGACCTGACATTTGAAAATTCAGTTTATAGAGAATTTAATTACTACTCCTAAAATGAAAggaaaatctaattattactAAAATGAAAGGAAAATAGACTAAGTGCTTTTTTGGCTTGGATTCTGGGGAAGCTTCTTTACTTTGAGAAGTACCAGTTAGGTTCTTGCAAGCAAAACCTGCTGAACATTTGTTGTAGCAGGCAACATAGGTGGGCTTATAGGCCCCCAAACCAGAAGCTCCAATATAAAGCTTCTGATGTGGCTTCTAAGCAAGCAGCTGTTGGAGaagtttttaaataaaaaaaaaaacaagccaTTAGTGCGACTTCCAACAACTCGTCAGACAGCACTTTTGCTAAAGCTCTAGCATGGTCAGACGGATCATAAAAAGAGAATGGTAAACAAATACAACAGGCTGCAATTTTAGATGGAAATTTACAAAAGCATGACCAATAGTAGATTCAGTACCATTCGATCGCTGAAAACACTTCTTTCCATCAGCCTCAGAGGCTTGATTCCACCAGCTGATTCTCTTTCCTGCATTACTCTCGTCACGAACACATAGTTCTGAAAGGTGTACGCATACCTTTGTGGCTCAGCATAAAAGGCATCCAGTATATTGAAGTGTTCAGGACCGACATCCTGCCATTTTGCGATAGGCTCGGGCACAATCTCTACAAGATCTCGTAATTCAAATGTCTCGTTAGCTATTCTTTGCAAGAAAGTGGTTTTCCCTACACTAATATTTCCCTCAACACAGAAAGTCAGCCTTTTCTTCTGGGTAGACTTAATTTCAGAGTGGGGATTCTCCTCTTCTAACTCTTCATCCACACTCTCTTTGATAAAAGTTGTTATACTCTCTGCATGGTTCTTATGGATGATTCCAACTGAGCTACGTAAAAACTCAACCATCTTCTCACTAGATTTACCAAAGAACTGCACATATAGGAAAGTGTGGATATAAACAATCATCAAATTGTATCTCGAACCTTAAGTTGAAGTTCCGAAGATCGTATTTCATCATCCTAACCTTATGTTTAACCAGTACTCAGCAGGATAACTTATATTCAACTTCATAACAAGAACAT
The nucleotide sequence above comes from Ananas comosus cultivar F153 linkage group 17, ASM154086v1, whole genome shotgun sequence. Encoded proteins:
- the LOC109723137 gene encoding uncharacterized protein LOC109723137, whose translation is MQKLWCAAAVPGPVLSTAGWLEVRALRLNPLSRFSMRALHLQPPPSHGAAAAAAAAANRTTTTHSICYCGGLRSKCAWPPLLRRDQAPPFGAWSHGGGERGFRAAEGLRNREKGECVSGFDVEERGKAEEKGEEVGEGERKALEGHERVERRVRSGGFNAPPAESVELLTIPGVGPRNLRKLMDKGYSGVAKLKQLYRDKFFGKSSEKMVEFLRSSVGIIHKNHAESITTFIKESVDEELEEENPHSEIKSTQKKRLTFCVEGNISVGKTTFLQRIANETFELRDLVEIVPEPIAKWQDVGPEHFNILDAFYAEPQRYAYTFQNYVFVTRVMQERESAGGIKPLRLMERSVFSDRMVFVRAVHEANWMNEMEISIYDSWFDPVVSSLPGLIPDGFIYLRASPDTCHKRMMLRKRAEEGGVSLDYLRGLHEKHESWLFPFQSGNHGVLSVSQLPKHMDSSLHPDIRDRVFYLEGNHLHSSIQKVPALVLDCEPNIDFSKDIEAKRQYARQVAEFFEFVKRKNSDSFGETSTDRKNTNQQVVLPYNSGVWVPQDGHLPEAALKSLHFVRV